One Sulfurovum zhangzhouensis genomic window, AAAGAACGTTGTAGAATCTCCATTTGAGATGATCAAATAAAAAAACTCTCCACCACTTGGTGGAAAGTTTAAATCCTTTACTTTCACTTTTCTTTTTCACCTTATTATTTTTACAATTTTTATTATTACTTCTCAATAATTAGATATACTTATTATAGATAAGCAAAAGGGGTTTATAATGAAAAAATACTTTATAGGTTTAATGATAACCAGCCTGCTTACATTACCTGCCCTATCTGATAATTCAACGGTAATGCAAAAGCTTATAGATACTATCGAAGTAAAATCCAAGCCTACTGATACACAGATCCCTCAAAAGAAACATGTACAGGTCATTGCTATATTGAACAGCAAAGATGCACAGGTATCATTCATGCAAGCAGTTGATACGAATAAAAGTAACTTTAAAATCAAAAAAAGTTTCCCACTTGTCCAAGCAAAAGAGAAAAACAACGATGCAAGTTCTACTGAGGCACCAGCACAAAAACAGGTTTTAGTTATCTCCTCTTCTACATTAAGTATCGATGAGCTCATAGAAACCATCAAAAAAATGCCTGGAGTAGAAAGTGTTACAGAAGATCATGTGGTTCATACATACGAGGTGATACCTGATGACCCAAAGTTCGAAGATCTGTGGGGGCTGGACAATAACAATGTTCCCATCACAGATATCAACGTAACAGAAGCATGGGAATTCAGTACAGGTTCAAATGAAGTTGTAGTAGGTATCATTGATTCTGGTGTGGACTATACCCACAGTGACCTAAGTGCAAATATCTGGACAAATCCCAATGAGATCCCCGACAACGGGAAAGATGACGATCATAATGGATATGTAGATGATATCCACGGTATTGATACTTTTAACGGTGACAGCGATCCCATGGATGATAATATGCATGGAACACATGTTGCCGGGACGATCGGTGCAGTCGGTGATAATGCAAATGGTGTTACAGGTGTCAACTGGAATGTCAAAATGGCAGTCTGTAAGTTTCTAGACTCGGCAGGAGAAGGTTATACAAGTGATGCATTGGAATGTGTCAATTACTTTAATGCACTCAAACAAGACGGTATTAATATTGTTGCTCTAAATAATTCATGGGGTGGAGTAGGAGAAGACTACACATTTGAACAAGCAGTGCAAACAGCAAATAATGAAAACATCCTTTTTGTTGCTGCTGCAGGCAACGAAGGAACCAATAATGATGCTACACCGACTTATCCTGCAAGTTATACGACAGCTAACGTTGTTTCTGTTGCAGCGTCAGACATCAATGGTAACCTAGCCTCTTTTTCGAACTACGGTATGATTTCAGTGGATCTTGCTGCCCCAGGAGTAGAAATATGGAGTACTATTCCAAGTACCTGTACTCCTAATAACACAGATATTTTCTTTACAGATGATTTTGAAAATGGAACAAATAAATGGGAATTTCTTACATACAATACAAGTGATCTCTCAAAAACAGATATTCCAAGTGAACATTGGCAGCTTGATAATTTACTTTTTACATCACCTTTTTATTCACTGAGTGATAGTCCCGGAACTACTTACAACAATAATAGAACACAAATTGCCCTTACAAAAAATACTATCAACCTTTCAGGAGCTACTTCAACAGAGAACGCAGGAGTATGTATTTCTCTTAAAATTTATGGAAGAACTGAAACAGATTGGGATACTCTTAATATCCAACTTTCTAAAGATGAAGGAGCAAGCTGGTACTCTTTCAGTCCAATTTCAGGTAACATCCCAAATTGGACGGAATTTTCTTTTCTCATACCAAAAGAATACCTAGTCTCAAACTTACGTGTAGCCTTAACGAGAATCAGTGACGGCAGTATAGTCTACCAAGGATACAATATTGATGATATCTCGATCACAAGCGGTACAATTAATCATAACAACTATGCGGCTTACAGTGGTACATCAATGGCAACGCCTCATGTATCTGGTGCGATAGCACTCCTAGCCTCTATAGACAATAATCTCAATGCGAGCCAAAGAAAACAGATCCTACTGAATAATGTAACGTATAAAAGTACCTATGAAACAAAGATTGCAACCTCAGGTTTATTAAATGCAGGAGCTATGCTCTCTCATGCTAATGAAGCACCTATATCAAGCAGCGGTGGTGGCGGCGGCGGTTGTACATACAATCCAAATCTTAAAAAGTTTGATGCAATGTTCTTCATGCTTTTCATGCTCTCTCTTCTCTATCCGTGGAGACGGAAATTCATAAAGTAAATGATGGGGAAAAGAGAACTACACTACGGAGCTGCACTACTTGCTGCTCCGCTATTTTGTCTTGTTTATCATGTCTTTTTTACATCACAGTCTCTGATTTATGAAGAACTATTTGGTAAGAAACAAATACTCTTATGGGGAGTGATCATTTTCCCGGTAATTGAAGAGTTGGCATTCCGTGGGATGATTCAAGAGTACATTGCCACTAAAACCAACCGATTTCCTTTATTTTTTTATCTCTCATTATCCAATATACTGACCTCTGTCCTTTTTGCCGCAATCCATTTTTTTTACCATCAGGCTATCTGGGTCTTACTGGTTTTTTTTCCATCTTTAGTATTTGGCTATTTTAAAGAACAATACCAAAGCATAGTGCCCGGTATTATTCTTCATGCGTTTTATAATTTAAATTTTATATTACTTGTAGGGAATATCAGTTAACGTTTTTGCAACACGATAAAGAGCTTATCCGGCTCTCCCATCTCATAGAGTTCTACCTCATCAGATTTGATAAGTTCCAATCCTTTATGAGAAGAGAGTGCTCTAAGGGTATGAAAGTGCTGTGTGATCATCTCTTTTGATTTAACAAAAGAGTTATTCTTTTTTTCAAAGAGGGTAAGTTCCATCTCATATGTTTTCTTCTCAAAATCACTGTCAATGGCCAAAAAACGCTCTTCATCATCTACGATGAAGGCCCCCACAGCGACATTTTCAAATCCATAGAGTGTATTGACATCAAAGACAAAGTAACCACCATCATTGAGATGATCTGCAATACATCCCAAAAATCTTTTAAGTGATTTTGCATCAAGGTAGTTCACCATATCAAACACTGCCGTGATCACATCATATTTGCCATCAAGATCACACAGGTCGATACATTCTGCATCTACCCCTTTGCTTTTGGTTCGCTCGACCATGATAGGGCTCAGGTCAACCCCTTTGGCTTCATCCAATTTCAATGCTTTTTTCATCTGTACCAGGAAATCGCCAGAACCGCATCCGACATCAAGTAGGGTTTTTGGTTGAATAGATTGTAAAAAAAGAAGATAATGGGCATAGAGACGGGGAGTTGCTTCTTCTATACCTAGAAGATCCTCTACTTTGGCATAGAGGTCAAGTGACTCTGAAGTGTTAGTTGGCACGTTCTACCACTTCTTTGATCTTCTCATAAAGTGAAAGGATCTCATCTTTTTTAGCATAATAGCTGTTTTTGTTCGCGATAAGATGTGCTGAAGAATCCATGATATCTTCAGCTACTTTCAGACCGTTCTCTCTCATGGTATTACCTGTCTCCACGATATCCACGATCGCATCTGCAAGTCCAACCAGTGGTGCCAGTTCGATAGAACCGTAGAGCTTGATCACTTCTACGCCTACTGCTTTTTGTGCAAAATAATCCTTGGTAATGTTGACCATTTTTGTCGCTATTTTGATATTCGGACGGCTCCAATCCAGTTCGTCTTCATTTTTAATACCGATTGCCACTTTACACTTACCAA contains:
- a CDS encoding S8 family serine peptidase, which gives rise to MKKYFIGLMITSLLTLPALSDNSTVMQKLIDTIEVKSKPTDTQIPQKKHVQVIAILNSKDAQVSFMQAVDTNKSNFKIKKSFPLVQAKEKNNDASSTEAPAQKQVLVISSSTLSIDELIETIKKMPGVESVTEDHVVHTYEVIPDDPKFEDLWGLDNNNVPITDINVTEAWEFSTGSNEVVVGIIDSGVDYTHSDLSANIWTNPNEIPDNGKDDDHNGYVDDIHGIDTFNGDSDPMDDNMHGTHVAGTIGAVGDNANGVTGVNWNVKMAVCKFLDSAGEGYTSDALECVNYFNALKQDGINIVALNNSWGGVGEDYTFEQAVQTANNENILFVAAAGNEGTNNDATPTYPASYTTANVVSVAASDINGNLASFSNYGMISVDLAAPGVEIWSTIPSTCTPNNTDIFFTDDFENGTNKWEFLTYNTSDLSKTDIPSEHWQLDNLLFTSPFYSLSDSPGTTYNNNRTQIALTKNTINLSGATSTENAGVCISLKIYGRTETDWDTLNIQLSKDEGASWYSFSPISGNIPNWTEFSFLIPKEYLVSNLRVALTRISDGSIVYQGYNIDDISITSGTINHNNYAAYSGTSMATPHVSGAIALLASIDNNLNASQRKQILLNNVTYKSTYETKIATSGLLNAGAMLSHANEAPISSSGGGGGGCTYNPNLKKFDAMFFMLFMLSLLYPWRRKFIK
- the mrtJ gene encoding JDVT-CTERM system glutamic-type intramembrane protease MrtJ codes for the protein MGKRELHYGAALLAAPLFCLVYHVFFTSQSLIYEELFGKKQILLWGVIIFPVIEELAFRGMIQEYIATKTNRFPLFFYLSLSNILTSVLFAAIHFFYHQAIWVLLVFFPSLVFGYFKEQYQSIVPGIILHAFYNLNFILLVGNIS
- a CDS encoding class I SAM-dependent DNA methyltransferase gives rise to the protein MPTNTSESLDLYAKVEDLLGIEEATPRLYAHYLLFLQSIQPKTLLDVGCGSGDFLVQMKKALKLDEAKGVDLSPIMVERTKSKGVDAECIDLCDLDGKYDVITAVFDMVNYLDAKSLKRFLGCIADHLNDGGYFVFDVNTLYGFENVAVGAFIVDDEERFLAIDSDFEKKTYEMELTLFEKKNNSFVKSKEMITQHFHTLRALSSHKGLELIKSDEVELYEMGEPDKLFIVLQKR
- the hisG gene encoding ATP phosphoribosyltransferase yields the protein MLTVALPKGRIAEQTLEIFAEIFGGEFKFEGRELILDMGEFRFLNVRNQDVPTYVEHGAADIGVVGLDVITEKELDIIQLLDMQLGKCKVAIGIKNEDELDWSRPNIKIATKMVNITKDYFAQKAVGVEVIKLYGSIELAPLVGLADAIVDIVETGNTMRENGLKVAEDIMDSSAHLIANKNSYYAKKDEILSLYEKIKEVVERAN